Proteins encoded within one genomic window of Raphanus sativus cultivar WK10039 unplaced genomic scaffold, ASM80110v3 Scaffold0799, whole genome shotgun sequence:
- the LOC108846338 gene encoding transcription factor SPEECHLESS isoform X2 has protein sequence MPDFLEECEFVDTSLAEDDLFAILESLEGAGEISPTAASTPYKDGTTSSKELVTDPNCETSSPKKKRKRLETEKEDEEEEENTQQKMSHVTVERNRRKQMNEHLTVLRSLMPCFYVKRGDQASIIGGVVEYISELQQVLQSLEAKKQRKTYAEVLSPRLVPSPRPSPPVLSPRKPPLSPRINHHHLLLPPISPRTPQPTSPYLAYPPQLPLIPQPPHRSYSSLAGGSSLGDPPPYSPASSSSSPSVSSNRESSVINELVANSKSASADVEVKFSGANVLLKTASHKIPGQVLKIISALEDLSLEILQVNINTVDETMLNSFTIKVCSNNHPN, from the exons ATGCCGGATTTTCTTGAAGAGTGTGAATTTGTCGACACTTCACTAGCCGAAGATGATCTATTTGCCATCTTAGAGAGTCTTGAAGGCGCCGGAGAGATATCTCCAACGGCTGCATCTACACCTTATAAAGATGGAACCACAAGTTCCAAAGAGTTAGTAACTGATCCAAACTGCGAAACTTCATCTCctaagaagaagaggaagagactAGAAACcgagaaagaagatgaagaagaagaagagaatacGCAACAAAAGATGTCTCACGTAACCGTGGAACGCAACAGGAGAAAGCAAATGAACGAGCACTTAACCGTTTTACGTTCTCTTATGCCTTGTTTCTACGTCAAAAGG GGGGACCAAGCATCGATTATAGGAGGAGTTGTGGAATACATTAGCGAGCTGCAACAAGTTCTTCAATCTTTAGAAGCCAAGAAACAACGTAAGACATATGCGGAAGTCCTAAGCCCGAGACTAGTCCCGAGTCCTCGTCCTTCACCACCTGTCCTAAGCCCGCGAAAACCACCTCTTAGCCCGCGCATCAACCACCACCATCTCCTTCTCCCTCCTATAAGCCCTCGAACACCTCAGCCTACAAGCCCATACCTGGCCTATCCTCCGCAACTACCACTCATCCCACAGCCTCCCCATCGTTCTTATAGCTCATTGGCCGGTGGTAGCAGCTTAGGGGACCCACCTCCATACTCTCcagcttcatcttcttcctctccttcAGTTAGTAGTAACCGTGAGAGTAGTGTGATAAATGAGCTCGTCGCTAACTCAAAGTCGGCTTCGGCTGACGTGGAAGTGAAGTTCTCAGGAGCTAATGTTCTGCTCAAAACGGCGTCGCATAAGATCCCTGGACAGGTTTTGAAGATAATCTCTGCTCTTGAGGATTTGTCTCTCGAGATTCTTCAGGTTAATATTAACACCGTCGATGAAACCATGCTTAATTCTTTCACCATCAAGGTATGTTCGAATAATCATCCTAATTAA
- the LOC108846338 gene encoding transcription factor SPEECHLESS isoform X1 — MPDFLEECEFVDTSLAEDDLFAILESLEGAGEISPTAASTPYKDGTTSSKELVTDPNCETSSPKKKRKRLETEKEDEEEEENTQQKMSHVTVERNRRKQMNEHLTVLRSLMPCFYVKRGDQASIIGGVVEYISELQQVLQSLEAKKQRKTYAEVLSPRLVPSPRPSPPVLSPRKPPLSPRINHHHLLLPPISPRTPQPTSPYLAYPPQLPLIPQPPHRSYSSLAGGSSLGDPPPYSPASSSSSPSVSSNRESSVINELVANSKSASADVEVKFSGANVLLKTASHKIPGQVLKIISALEDLSLEILQVNINTVDETMLNSFTIKIGIECQLSADELAQQIQQTFC, encoded by the exons ATGCCGGATTTTCTTGAAGAGTGTGAATTTGTCGACACTTCACTAGCCGAAGATGATCTATTTGCCATCTTAGAGAGTCTTGAAGGCGCCGGAGAGATATCTCCAACGGCTGCATCTACACCTTATAAAGATGGAACCACAAGTTCCAAAGAGTTAGTAACTGATCCAAACTGCGAAACTTCATCTCctaagaagaagaggaagagactAGAAACcgagaaagaagatgaagaagaagaagagaatacGCAACAAAAGATGTCTCACGTAACCGTGGAACGCAACAGGAGAAAGCAAATGAACGAGCACTTAACCGTTTTACGTTCTCTTATGCCTTGTTTCTACGTCAAAAGG GGGGACCAAGCATCGATTATAGGAGGAGTTGTGGAATACATTAGCGAGCTGCAACAAGTTCTTCAATCTTTAGAAGCCAAGAAACAACGTAAGACATATGCGGAAGTCCTAAGCCCGAGACTAGTCCCGAGTCCTCGTCCTTCACCACCTGTCCTAAGCCCGCGAAAACCACCTCTTAGCCCGCGCATCAACCACCACCATCTCCTTCTCCCTCCTATAAGCCCTCGAACACCTCAGCCTACAAGCCCATACCTGGCCTATCCTCCGCAACTACCACTCATCCCACAGCCTCCCCATCGTTCTTATAGCTCATTGGCCGGTGGTAGCAGCTTAGGGGACCCACCTCCATACTCTCcagcttcatcttcttcctctccttcAGTTAGTAGTAACCGTGAGAGTAGTGTGATAAATGAGCTCGTCGCTAACTCAAAGTCGGCTTCGGCTGACGTGGAAGTGAAGTTCTCAGGAGCTAATGTTCTGCTCAAAACGGCGTCGCATAAGATCCCTGGACAGGTTTTGAAGATAATCTCTGCTCTTGAGGATTTGTCTCTCGAGATTCTTCAGGTTAATATTAACACCGTCGATGAAACCATGCTTAATTCTTTCACCATCAAG ATTGGAATTGAGTGCCAACTAAGTGCTGATGAATTGGCTCAACAAATTCAGCAAACATTCTGCTAG
- the LOC130503104 gene encoding transcription factor TRY-like has protein sequence MDNTNRHRRRKQQKVTLQDSEEVSSIEWEFINMTEQEEDLICRMYRLVGDRWDLIAGRVPGRQPEEIERYWIMRNSDGFAEKRRQLHHRKNKPHRPRFSIYRS, from the exons ATGGATAACACCAACCGCCATCGCCGTCGTAAGCAACAGAAAGTTACTCTCCAGGACTCTGAAG AAGTGAGCAGCATCGAATGGGAGTTTATCAACATGacagaacaagaagaagatctcATCTGTCGAATGTATAGACTTGTCGGTGACAG GTGGGATTTAATAGCAGGAAGAGTGCCAGGAAGACAACCAGAAGAAATAGAGAGATATTGGATAATGAGAAATAGTGATGGCTTTGCTGAGAAACGACGCCAACTTCATCACAGAAAAAACAAACCACACCGTCCACGTTTTTCTATTTATCGTTCTTAG